TACTCAATCTTTTCATCGACATAACTTTCATCGTCATACTTGCGATCAGACGGTCTCCGGGCGCTTGGCCCGATAGCAGGTCGCATACAAAGCGGGAAGAAAGACGAGCGTCAACACCGTGGCGACGGCGAGTCCTCCCATGATTGCCCACGCCATCGGGCCCCAGAACACGGAATGGGTAAGCGGCACCATCGCCAGAATTGCAGCCAAGGCAGTCAGCACGATCGGACGCAGCCGCCGCACCGCCGCTTCGACGATGGCTGTCCACAGTGCGACGCCCGCGCCCACGTCCTGATCGATCTGTACGACCAGGATCACCGAGTTGCGGATGATCATTCCAGCGAGGGCGATCACACCCAACATGGCGACAAAGCCAAATGGAATCTGAAATGTGGCCATGATCGCGCTGACACCGATCAGCCCGAGCGGCGCGGTCAGCAGGACCATCGCCATCTTCTTCATGTCCTGAAGTTGAATCATCAGCAGCAAGAGCACCGCGATAATCGTCACCGGCATCACCGCGAAAACAGAACGCTGGGCCTTCTCACTCGATTCGTAAGCGCCTCCGATCTCGATGCCATAGCCGAGCGGAAGCGCCTTTTCCAATGCATCGATCTTCGGCTGTAGCGCGCGCGTGACGTCAGGTGCCTGCGCCCCCGCGATGTCGGCACGAACGGTCAGCGTTGGCACGCGGTTGCGCCTCCAGAGCTCGCTGTCTTCGCTGTCAAGCGTGAGCCGGGCCACTTGCGAGACCGGCACAAATTTTCCGTCGCGCACATAGATCTTGGCATCCTTCAGGTTGTTCAGGTCCGTGCGCTCCGCCGCGACGAGGCGCGCGACCACGTCGATACCCTGGTCCTCCTCACGGTACTGCGTGATTGGCGTGCCCGACAACGAGGCCTCGAGGGCTTCCTTGATCTGGCCTGAACTGATGCCCAGTGCACGCGCCTTATCCTGGTCCACGTCGATCTGCACGCGTTTGATGCGTTCGCCCCAATCCTGGTTGACCTGGCGCACATGCGGCTCTTCGCGCATGATGTCGGCCACCTGCTGACCGATCGCGCGAACCTTGACGTTGTCCTGCCCGTACACGCGGAACTGCACCGGGTATCCGACTGGCGGACCGTTCTCCAGTCGATTGACGCGGCCCCGCACATTCGGGAATCTTTCGTCGAACAGCTTCTCGAGCTTCTCCTTCGCCCGCTCCCGTGCCTCACCGCCCCTCGTCATCACCAGCATCTCGCCCAGGTTCAGATTGGGCGTCTGCACATCGAGCGGCAGGTAGAATCGTGGCGTACCGTTGCCAACAAAGCTGGTCACGGCAGCAATGTCCGGATCGCCCTTGAGCAGGTCTTCCAGCGTCTGGACCTCGCGCTGACTCGCCTCAAAGGTCGAGGCTTTCGGCATCCACAGGTCCACAATGAGTTCGGCCCGGTCTGACGCGGGAAAGAACTGCTGGGGTATCGCCTTGAACAGCACCAGTGCGCCGACAAATGCCGCGAGCGTGATGCCGAGCACCCACACGCGCTGCTTAAGGCAGAAGTCAATGAAGTGGCGGAACTTGACATAGAAGCCGCGCTGGTAGACGGCATCCTCGTCATGCGACGCATGCGCATGCTCCTTCAACAGCTTGAAACCGATGTATGGCGTGAAGAGGACGGCCACGATCCACGACAACAACAGCGAAATGCCCACCACCTGGAACAGGGAGTACACATATTCGCCGGTGCCCGACTTCGCAAAGCCGACCGGCAGGAAGCCCGCCGCCGTGATCAACGTGCCGGTAAGCATCGGGAAAGCCGTGGCCGTGTACGCGTAGGTGGCGGCGCGGAACTTATCCCAGCCCTGCTCGAGCTTCAGTGCCATCATTTCGACGGCAATAATGGCGTCATCCACCAATAGTCCGAGCGCAATGATCAGCGCACCTAGCGAGATGCGCTGCAAGTCGATGCCCATCACATACATCGCCAGGAACGTCATGGCCAGCACGAGCGGGATGCTGAGCGCGACGACCAGTCCCGTGCGCAAGCCCAGCGACAGGAAGCTCACGACGAGCACAATGATCACTGCCTCGGCCAGACTCTTCTTGAACTCGAATACGGAATGCTCGACGATACGTGGCTGGTCGCTTACGGCGTGGATCTGCACACCCACCGGCAAGGTGGACTCGATGCGCTTGACCGTTTCGTCCAGCTTTGTGCCAAGCCGAATCACGTCGCCGCCCTTGCGCATGCTCACCGCAAGTCCAATCGCCTCGTTGCCGTTGAAGCGCATCCTCGAGGTGGCAGGCTCCACAAAGCCCCGACGGACGTCGGCGATATCGCCAAGGCGGAAGGTACGCTGGCCGGCACGGATGCCGATGGCGCGAATTCCTTCGACCGAGTCAAACTCGCCACTGACAGCCAGCCGCACCTGTTCCGCAGTGGTTTGCACCGTCCCGCCCGACGTCACGACATTGGTTTGCTGGAGCGTCGACGCAATCAGTGCCGGGTCGATCCCCAGCGAGGCGAGCTTGGCGGTGGAGACTTCCACATAGATCTTCTGTTCCTGCTTGCCCACGAGGTCGACCTTGTTGACGTCGCCGACACGAAGAAACTCGTTACGCGCGGCATCTGCAATCCGTCTCAGATCGTCATAGTCGAAGCCATCACCAGTGATGGCATAGAGGTTACCGAAGGTGTCCCCGAACTCGTCATTGAAGAAAGGTCCCTGCGTGCCCTGTGGCAGGGTATGCCGGATGTCGCCCATCTTCTTCCGGACCTGGTACCACACGTCCGGCACTGCGCCCGGTGGTACGTCCTCGCGCAAGTTCACCTTGACCTGCGTTTCGCCCGGCTTCACATAGGTGGACGTATAGTCGATCTCCGCCACCTCTTGCAGCTTGCGCTCGATCTTGTCAGTGACCTGATCGGCCATCTGCTGGGCGGAGCTCCCCGGCCAGTACGCCTGGACGACCATGGTCTTGATCGTGAACTCCGGGTCTTCCTTCTGGCCAAGGCTGCCATAGGCCAGCACGCCGGCCACGGACAACAGCAATAGCAGGAACGCGATCATCTGCTGGTGCTTCAGTGCCCATTCGGACAGGTTGATGCCTTTCACTTCACACCTCCCGCCCTGGCGACAGCTACCGCCTCGGCCACCTTCACCTGCTGGCCAGGCTGCAGCATATGCACGCCGGCACTCACGACGGTCTCTCCTCCCGCCAGTCCCCCAACCACGATCACACTGTCATTCTGCGCGGCGCCCAGCTTGACTTCACGCGCGATCACCCGCGACGTCTTCGGATCAACCACCCACACCTGCCGGCCATGTTCATGATCGACAATAGCGGTCAGCGGCACGCGGACAACGCCGTTGCCGTCCACGTCCGGTGCTATGACAGACGCTGTCATGCCTAGCCGCAGGAGGTCCGGATCCGCGTCCTGAATGGAAATGCGTGCCGAGTACGTCCGCGTGATGCTGTCCGCATCCGGCGCAAGCTCCCGGAGCTTGCCGGTCCATGACTTGTCCGGATGCGCCCAGGCCGTGATCTTCAGCGTCGACGCCTTACGCAGTTCGTCGACTCGCGACTCGGGAATACTGATCGAGACCTCGCGTTCGCCGTCAGCCGCAACGGTCACGATCGACTGCCCGGCCGCGACCACCTGCCCGGCTTCCGCGTTGACTGCACTGACCACACCATCGCGGTCGGCCAGGAGCGTGGTAAAACCGCGCAGGTTGGCATTCAGCTGCTGGCGCGCCTGGGCAGAACGCAGTTGTGCTTCCGCCTGGTTGAGCGCCAGCCGCTGCTGGTCCAGCTCGGCTTGCGAGGCAAAGTTCTGCGCGAGCAATTGCTCGGTACGCCGAACATCCACCCGCGCCTGGGCTACCCGGCCCCTCGCGGCATCAGCCTCCGCACCCGCCGCAGCCACCTGCAACGTCTCCTGGGTGGGGTCGAGCTGGAACAACGGCTGGCCGCGCTTGACGTGGCTGCCCACCTCCACCATGCGCGCGACGATCTTGCCGGCTGTGCGGAATCCAAGCTGACTTTCGTAACGCGCGCGAATCTCGCCTGAGTAGGTCGCGCCGACCGACCCGGCGGTACGTCCGGCGACCACTGTCCGCACCGGCCTTACGTCCGCGTGTTCAGACGCAGAGTGCGGTGTGCAGGCTGCTAGCAGATGTGCCGCGATGATGATAAGAGCTGCCGCTCGATAGTTCCTGTTCAATTTCTGCCCTCAAGTAAGGTCCGTCGCTCGCCTGCGAGTCATCAGCGATCCACGCTGCCGAGCCGCCCCACGGACTCGTGCTGGCGTATGCGACAGCAGGCCTGTCAGGGCTTTCGCCCTTCCCGATAGCCCGGAATATACATCATACTGACTTATGTGTCATGATGACGTAGAATTTATTTTATGAGCGAACCGGGACGACTATGCCGTACCGGATTCCACATGAGACGAAGAAGGTGCATGGCGACCACAAGCAAGTGGACGCGCGCAGACAAGCGCTGGATGCGGAGTGACGTGATGGGCCTGGACTGAAGGCGCAGGAAGCGCGGCTATGTCGACTCATTGACCATGAGGAAAAAAACAGATCAATGACCCCGATACCGAAGAGATTGGCAGCTGAAACCGAGCCGTGGGAGACTCGCGACCACCGTCAGCGGGTTGCGGCAAAGCGGCGGCAGCGTATGCGCTCGCTGTTGCTGAACAGTGCAATGCGCTTGATGGTAGAGAACAGCGCCGCAACGCCTTCCATCGATGACATCATTTCGGCCGCACGGGTGTCCCGTGGAACGTTCTACAAGTACTTTCCGTCGTCAGATGCGATCGTGCGGGAGCTTGTCGGGAAGATTGCTGAACAATGGGAGCGGGCCGCCGACCCCATTGTGCGCGGCCATGACGACCTGGCCGAGCACATCGCCAGGGGAATACGGCTGGCGTCGATGCTTGCGATACGCCAGCCGGGAGTGGCTGCAATCCTGGGTCGGCTGGGCTGGGCTGGCTACCAGGCGCCCAATATGCTGGAGTTTGTCCGCAGGGACGTAGAGGAAGGTATTCGACGCAAGCGCTTCAAGCGCATGCCGACCGCCCTGGGGTTCAATATCGTCGCCGGCGCGGCAATGAGCGCGATGCACCACATGCTTGAAACCGAATGTCGCGAAGATTTCTCGGAGCTCGCCGCTGCCGTGGCATTGCGCGCCTTAGGCGTGGACGAAGCGGTGGCTGATGCGATATCCAAGTCGCCGCTGGATGCGAGTGAAGTGCTATTCGATGGCTTGCTCGCCGAAGCGAGCGGCGAAGTATCGTAGTGTTGGCTATGCGCGCAAGTTGGAGGGCTCGGCCATTTCGGCGAGCCTCTCCTGTGCCTTTTCGAGCAGTGATTCAGGCGGAACGACCAGCTTTGGCAAAGGCGCGGAGGTCAACTTTGTGGCATTCGATGCGGACACGCCGAGCGACCGCAACACCGCCCGGACAATCCGCTCGGGATAATCCTTGGTCGTTTTTCCCTGGGCCATACGGTGAACGGCGATTACCCCCGCGCCTGCCACCATGTCCAATGCAACATCGGCCGATGCCTCGTCAAACGTGCCAGTCTTCAGGCCTTCCTTGACATCCGAGGGCAGGTACTCGTACACGGCACTCTTCTTGCCGACCAAGGTCAGGCCTGTGCCGGATAGAAACTGCGCCACCACAGGATAGGATCGCGCAAGGTGCAGATACAAGCGAAAACCCGTTGCAACACGCAACGCCGGATCTTCGATATCGCCAACCACGCTCTCGATCATTTGCACCATGTCGCGACTGAGCGCCTCGCTGACAGCCGCCAGCAGATCGTCGTTGGTGCGGAAGTAGTTGTAGAAGGAACCTTGCGAGACGCCAGCCGCCGCGATGACTTCCGGAATCACGCTGACTCCGACACCTCGTTGCGCAAAGACGATCATCGCGCTTTCAATGAGACGCATGCGCATCCGTGCACGCCGCTCAGCGGCAACGCGAGGGCGATGGTCTTTAGGATCAGGGGCGGCAGGCATCTTCAATTTTAGGACCTTATGTGATTGGATGATTATATCAATACGCCGCTACAACGCCGACACCATGGCGTAGGCCACGTCCCGCCCTCCTTGACACGAACAAGCTCAGTGCCATCCCCGGCTCGCACCGAGTGCGCAGCGTCTGCTGAACGGTGGGACAAGGAGGTGCTTTGCAGCAGACGTGCCCATCGCAATTTTTACAAGATACTTGTTGTCATGATGACATTAAAGTCATTATGTAACAGAATGCGGGAATCTCGAATGAACCCGGTGCGATCGACGCACTGCTTGCCTCAATGCATCAGAACCACATTCCGCCGCCAGATCCACCGCAGGCCATGCATCGGCTGGTTGCGTGCGAGCATTGCGATGCACTCCATATGCGCGTGACACTGCAACCGGGCGAACGTGCCACTTGTCTGCGCTGCGGCGGTGCCCTCTATCGCAACAGTTCGCTCGCCTATCGCCGCCTGCTGCCGCTTGTGGTGACCGCTCTGATCCTGTTCATGATCTCTAACGCGTACCCGATTGTCGCCATGGAACTCAAGGGCTCGCGCGTGGAGACCACGCTATGGGGCGCCGTGCAAGCACTCTACGCGCATGACATGTCGCCGGTGGCGATGCTCGTGTTCGCCACGACGATCCTGCTTCCGCTGGCAGAGTTACTCATGATGTGCTACCTGCTCGTGCCAATGGCACAGCACCGCATGCCCCCCGGATTCGACCGCGTTGTGCGCGGCATTCTCCTGACGCGGCCGTGGGGCATGATCGAAGTGTTCATGATTGGCGTGCTGGTGACGGTGGTAAAGCTGTCGACCATAGCGCAGGTGCTTGCTGGCGTCGCGCTCTGGTCGTTCGGTGCCCTCGTGGTCGTACTTGCCGCGATCCTGTCCTTTGATCCACGCGACCTGTGGCATTACCTCGACGCGCAGGGTGCAGATGACAGACACACCTGCACGCCGGACGCCGCACCATGACCACGACTCAGTTGCCCCACGTTACCGCTGCTTCGCGCGGCCTGCTGTCATGCCACGCTTGTGATCGGCTCAGCCCGATGACGCTCGAGGCCGGACCGTGTCCGCGCTGCGGCGCCTTGCTGCATCGTCGCAAGCCAGCCAGCGCGTCGCGCACCTGGGCCTTCCTGTTGGCCGCTTACCTTCTGTATATCCCAGCCAATCTGCTCCCGGTGATGGTGACGCAGTCAATTCTCGGTACACAGCGCGACACCATCATGTCCGGCGTCATCTATCTGTGGCTGTCCGGCTCGCACGTGCTGGCGCTCTTGGTGCTGATCGCCAGCATTGTTGTCCCGCTGCTGAAGATGATGATCCTGACATTGCTGCTGATATCGGTGCGCCGCAGATCGACCTGGCGCATCCGAGAACAGACCCGGCTCTACGCGCTGGTCGAGGTCATCGGCCGATGGTCCATGCTCGACATCTTCGTCGTGGCACTGCTGGCCTCACTGGTGCAGGTCGGGGCGCTGGCCACGATTACGCCCGGGGGCGGGGCCCTGGCCTTTGCCTCGGATGTCGTGCTGACCATGCTCGCGTCACTGAGCTTTGATCCCCGTCTGCTGTGGGATGCGTTTGATACGTCGCCTCCCTCTATCGAATTTCCGCACTCCGATCATGCCTGAACACACTAATCATCCCCCACCTCATGGTGTACCGCCGCCCGTGCGCAAGCCTCGCGCGCGTTGGCTACCCTCGCTCGTCTGGCTGATCCCCCTCGTTGCGGCGGTGGTCGGGCTTTCGTTGTTGATCAACACGCTAGCATCGCGCGGGCCCGAGATCACCGTCACATTTCGCACCGCCGAAGGCCTGACACCAGGCAAGACCCCCGTGCGCTACAAGGACGTCGATATCGGCTTGGTGAAGACGGCACGGCTGGCAGCGGACCGTTCGCATGTGATCGCAACGATTGCGTTGTCCAAGGACGCAGAGACCTTCGCCGTGGCCGACACACGCTTCTGGGTGGTGCGGCCTCGCTTTGCCACCAGCGGCGTGTCGGGGCTCGAGACGCTGCTATCAGGCGCATATATCGGCGTGGATGCCGGCAAGTCAGGCAAGACGACGCGCAGCTTCACCGGTCTCGAAGTCCCGCCGACAGTCACTGCCGACGCCTCAGGCAGGCAGTTCGTGCTGCGTGCGCAAGACCTGGGCTCGCTCGACATCGGCTCACCGGTCTACTATCGTCGCGTGCAGGTCGGGCATGTCGTAGCGTATCAACTCGAGCCGAACGGCCACGACATCACGCTGCGGATCTTTGTCAACAAGCCTTATGACAAGCTCGTCTGCGCCGATACGCGCTTCTGGCATGCCAGCGGCGTCGACCTCAAGCTCGATGCGAACGGGCTGAAGTTGTCCACGCAGTCGCTGGTCACCGTGATGCTTGGTGGCCTTGCCTTCCAGGCGCCGGAGCACTCGACTGCGCACGCCACGGCCGCCGAGAACACCGAGTTCCTGCTTGCGGCGGACCAATCGGAAGCCATGAAGGAGCCGGAGGAACTCGCCCCCGCACTGGCAGTGCTCAACTTCGATCAGTCCGTGCGCGGCCTGTCTCCAGGTGCGCCAGTCGATTTCCGCGGTGTGACCGTCGGGCAAGTGCGCTCGATCGGTATCGAATACCAGCGTGACAAGAAGGCCTTCCGCATGCCCGTGGTGGTGGAACTCTATCCGTCTCGCATGGGACTGCACGAGAAAGACGTGGCTGATGACGCGCGCAAGCTCGCCATCGTGCATAGCCTGGTACAGCGCGGCATGCGTGCGCAGTTGCGCACCGGCAACCTGCTGACAGGCCAGCTCTATGTGGCACTCGATTTCTTTCCGAGGGCAACTCTGCCGGCTGATCTGGACCTGAACGGGTCGCTGCCTGAGTTCCCCACCACGCCGGGCACCTTCGACGAGCTTCAGGCCAAGCTTGGCGACATTGTGACCAAGATCGGCAAAGTGCCGTTTGACCAGATCGGGCAGGACGCGCGCACGGCGATGGTGTCCATGAACAAGATGCTCGTCAACGCGGACAAGCTCGTGGCACAGGTCAATGGCGATGTGGCACCTGAAGTGCTCGCCGCGTTGAAGGATGTGCGCCGCACGCTCGCCACGGCCAATGGCGCGCTGGCGCCCGACGCATCGCTGCAGCAGGACACGCGTCGGATGATGCAGGAACTCACGCAAACGGCAGTCTCGCTGCGCACGCTGACCGATTATCTCGAGCGGCATCCCGAAGCACTGCTGCAAGGCAAGAGAGAAGAGAAATGATGAAACGTATGACGCTGTTTTTTACGCTGGCCGCCGCGGGCATGACCATGATGAACGGCTGCGCGTCGCCCGAGGCGCGCTACTACACGCTGGCAGCCAGTCGCTCCAACGTCACGCCGGCCGTGACAGGGCGAGCCAGCCGTAGCAGCGAACCGTTATGGATCGAGGTCACGCCGGTGCGCGTGCCCGAACGGCTGAACCGCATTCAGCTGGTAGTGCGTGACGGCACCAGCGGGGAGGTGAAGCTGCTCGACACATCGCGCTGGACGTCCCCGTTACCCGACGAGCTACGCGATGCGCTGTCGCAGCAACTGCAATCCACGCTTGGCGCGCTGGATGTCTACCAGCGCGGCCTGCCGGCGACGCAGCCGGCCTTCCGGGTAACGACCGAGGTGGTAAACCTCGACGCCAATGTGGGCAAGTGGGCCGCGGCGACCATCGCCTGGACCGTGCGGCGACTGCCGGATGGCAAGGTTCTGAGCGGCCGCACCGAAACCGAGGTGCCCGCGCCCGGGCAGATGGAGGGCGTGGTGAAAGCGTATCGGGAGATCCTCGCCGCAACCGCGGCCGACATAGCAGCCGGCGTGCAATCCCTTGACCGCTAGACGTGAAACACCCCGCACATTGGGCACGGCGAAGCGGGCGACCAGCTCGCTTTTTTTTCGCCATCTAGGTGTTAACGACATATATGTCATTATGACACTTGGACTATTATTAAATCCGTAAACGACGTCGCCTGCCGACACATGCCGACGTCGCAAGCGCCGTGGCGCCTCCTTGGCGGCACCAGCATGCACGGCGCAAATCCAAAACAATGACAAATGGACCGCTCAGCGGTTGGAGACCTCATGCCCAAGTCAACTGGAGTACTCCGTCAGCCGGAGTCTTATCCGGAGAGTCGGCTGCCACCTGGCGTGCAGAGACTGAATCGCCCACAGCCATGCGGCAGAGCCGTGGAGCTGGCATTCCTTCGCTGGGAAAAAAAAGACCTGGCGGCGACTGAACGCTTCTGGCGCGATTTCGGCATGCAACTGGTCAGCGTCTCGCCTGGCCGGATCACGGCCCGTGGCGTCGGGACGGCCCCTTGCATTGCCGTGGCCGAACGTTCGGCGGCGAGCCGCTTCGTTGGGCCTGCCTTTCGCATGTCCGACGATACCGACTTGCATCGGTATGTCGATCGCTTTGGCGCCACGTGGTTGACCGAACAGCAGATTCCCGGAGGCGGCCGCGGTGTCGAGCTGTTCGATCCCTCTGGCCGTAGTGTCTGGCTCCTGCAAGGCCAGCAGCGTGTCGAAGCGCTGCCCATGCGCCCACCCATGACGTTGACCAACACGGCGCAACATGCGCCGCGCGTCAACCGCACCGTTCGCACCCCGATTGAGCCCGCCAGTATTGTCCGGCTGGGTCATGTTGTCTTTCAAACCGTGGACTTTGCCACCATGGCGGCGTGGTACATGAACGTGCTCGGCGTCATTCCCACCGATGTGCAGTACCTCGCGGATGGCAGTCCCAACCTGGCCTTCTGCCGGCTCGACCTTGGCCAGGCGCCAGCGGACCACCACACCCTCGTACTGGTGGGTGGCATCGAAGAGAAATACGAGCACAGCGCTTACGAAGTCATCGATCTCGATGCGCTTGGGCAAGGTCAGCAGGTGCTGCGTGCGCAAGGCCATTCGCACATGTGGGGCATCGGGCGGCATTTGCTGGGCAGCCAGTTGTTCGACTACTGGCGCGACCCGGACGGTTTCGAGCTGGAGCACTACACCGATGGCGACCTGTTCACCGCGGATTTCGAAACCGCTTACTCGCCGCTTGATTTCGGCGGCATCTGGGCCTGGGGGGCAGACGCACCGGCTTCCATGAAGCCAAGAAAGACTCTGCGCAATGTGCTGAAGGTGCTGAGGCTGGTACAGCGCAAGGCGATTGCGCCGGCGCGGCTCAAACTGATCGAAACGGCACTGGGTGCACCCGCCAGGCCCTGGCTCTAGAACTTGGCAATTCCATAGGAAGTATCATGTCTCGTACCGTCATTCGCTACATCCATACGGATGGCCCGCAATGGGGCATTCTCTTTGGCGCGCGCATCGCGCCGTTGCAGGGCAACGCCGCGACCACTGGCGAGTTGCTTGCCAAACACTGGCAGAGCATCTGGCAAGTGCCGGCGGCGCAGGCAACGATTGCGCGCGAGGCCGTCCAGCTTCTGGCTCCCGTCACGCAAAACCAGCAATTCCTCTGCCAGGGGGTCAACTACCGCAGCCACGTCATGGAATCCGGCCTGCGTGTCGAGGATTTTCCATTCAACACGATCTTTACGAAGGCGTCCTCATGCATCACGGCCGCGGATGCTCCGGTTGCCTCCCCGGCCCACGTCAAGCTGCTCGACTACGAGATCGAGCTCGGGCTGGTGCTGCGGCGGGATTTGCAGCCGGGCGTGAAGGTCAGCCCCGACGCTCTCGGTGATTGGCTTGCCGGCGTGACCATCGTCAATGACCTGTCGGCGCGTGACGTGCAATTGCCGCAGGGTCAGTTCTACAAGGGCAAGAGCTATCGCGGCTTCGGACCTGTTGGCCCCGGGCTCATATTGCTGACACCGGAAGAGTGGCAACGTTGGCCGGCGTTGCGGATGCGCCTGGATGTCAACGGACAGCCCCGGCAGGACGCCTACTGCGCCGATATGATCCACGCGCCGGCGTCAACCTTGACGGAACTGGCATCCATGCACGACGTTCACGCGGGCGACCTGATCGCCACCGGCACACCTGCCGGTTGCGCGGCGCGCGCGCCGGGCAAGCTCGCCATGTTCATGGCAAAACATTTTCTGAGCGACGCCGGTAAATGGCGCATGTTCGTGCGCCGCGGCATGACCAATCCCGCCTACCTTCGGCCCGGCGATAGCATCCGGGCCTCGATTCGCACGGATGACGGCACCATCGACCTGGGTGAGCAGACCACCGTGATCGCCCCGGCATGACGACCATGCCGGTTTGCGACCAAACACGCGCCATCCTTCGCAGTTTCGGAATGAGAGTGATGTCTTATGAG
The Cupriavidus basilensis DNA segment above includes these coding regions:
- a CDS encoding efflux RND transporter permease subunit, with the protein product MKGINLSEWALKHQQMIAFLLLLLSVAGVLAYGSLGQKEDPEFTIKTMVVQAYWPGSSAQQMADQVTDKIERKLQEVAEIDYTSTYVKPGETQVKVNLREDVPPGAVPDVWYQVRKKMGDIRHTLPQGTQGPFFNDEFGDTFGNLYAITGDGFDYDDLRRIADAARNEFLRVGDVNKVDLVGKQEQKIYVEVSTAKLASLGIDPALIASTLQQTNVVTSGGTVQTTAEQVRLAVSGEFDSVEGIRAIGIRAGQRTFRLGDIADVRRGFVEPATSRMRFNGNEAIGLAVSMRKGGDVIRLGTKLDETVKRIESTLPVGVQIHAVSDQPRIVEHSVFEFKKSLAEAVIIVLVVSFLSLGLRTGLVVALSIPLVLAMTFLAMYVMGIDLQRISLGALIIALGLLVDDAIIAVEMMALKLEQGWDKFRAATYAYTATAFPMLTGTLITAAGFLPVGFAKSGTGEYVYSLFQVVGISLLLSWIVAVLFTPYIGFKLLKEHAHASHDEDAVYQRGFYVKFRHFIDFCLKQRVWVLGITLAAFVGALVLFKAIPQQFFPASDRAELIVDLWMPKASTFEASQREVQTLEDLLKGDPDIAAVTSFVGNGTPRFYLPLDVQTPNLNLGEMLVMTRGGEARERAKEKLEKLFDERFPNVRGRVNRLENGPPVGYPVQFRVYGQDNVKVRAIGQQVADIMREEPHVRQVNQDWGERIKRVQIDVDQDKARALGISSGQIKEALEASLSGTPITQYREEDQGIDVVARLVAAERTDLNNLKDAKIYVRDGKFVPVSQVARLTLDSEDSELWRRNRVPTLTVRADIAGAQAPDVTRALQPKIDALEKALPLGYGIEIGGAYESSEKAQRSVFAVMPVTIIAVLLLLMIQLQDMKKMAMVLLTAPLGLIGVSAIMATFQIPFGFVAMLGVIALAGMIIRNSVILVVQIDQDVGAGVALWTAIVEAAVRRLRPIVLTALAAILAMVPLTHSVFWGPMAWAIMGGLAVATVLTLVFLPALYATCYRAKRPETV
- a CDS encoding efflux RND transporter periplasmic adaptor subunit, which codes for MVAGRTAGSVGATYSGEIRARYESQLGFRTAGKIVARMVEVGSHVKRGQPLFQLDPTQETLQVAAAGAEADAARGRVAQARVDVRRTEQLLAQNFASQAELDQQRLALNQAEAQLRSAQARQQLNANLRGFTTLLADRDGVVSAVNAEAGQVVAAGQSIVTVAADGEREVSISIPESRVDELRKASTLKITAWAHPDKSWTGKLRELAPDADSITRTYSARISIQDADPDLLRLGMTASVIAPDVDGNGVVRVPLTAIVDHEHGRQVWVVDPKTSRVIAREVKLGAAQNDSVIVVGGLAGGETVVSAGVHMLQPGQQVKVAEAVAVARAGGVK
- a CDS encoding TetR/AcrR family transcriptional regulator gives rise to the protein MTPIPKRLAAETEPWETRDHRQRVAAKRRQRMRSLLLNSAMRLMVENSAATPSIDDIISAARVSRGTFYKYFPSSDAIVRELVGKIAEQWERAADPIVRGHDDLAEHIARGIRLASMLAIRQPGVAAILGRLGWAGYQAPNMLEFVRRDVEEGIRRKRFKRMPTALGFNIVAGAAMSAMHHMLETECREDFSELAAAVALRALGVDEAVADAISKSPLDASEVLFDGLLAEASGEVS
- a CDS encoding TetR/AcrR family transcriptional regulator is translated as MRLIESAMIVFAQRGVGVSVIPEVIAAAGVSQGSFYNYFRTNDDLLAAVSEALSRDMVQMIESVVGDIEDPALRVATGFRLYLHLARSYPVVAQFLSGTGLTLVGKKSAVYEYLPSDVKEGLKTGTFDEASADVALDMVAGAGVIAVHRMAQGKTTKDYPERIVRAVLRSLGVSASNATKLTSAPLPKLVVPPESLLEKAQERLAEMAEPSNLRA
- a CDS encoding paraquat-inducible protein A; translation: MHQNHIPPPDPPQAMHRLVACEHCDALHMRVTLQPGERATCLRCGGALYRNSSLAYRRLLPLVVTALILFMISNAYPIVAMELKGSRVETTLWGAVQALYAHDMSPVAMLVFATTILLPLAELLMMCYLLVPMAQHRMPPGFDRVVRGILLTRPWGMIEVFMIGVLVTVVKLSTIAQVLAGVALWSFGALVVVLAAILSFDPRDLWHYLDAQGADDRHTCTPDAAP
- a CDS encoding paraquat-inducible protein A, giving the protein MTTTQLPHVTAASRGLLSCHACDRLSPMTLEAGPCPRCGALLHRRKPASASRTWAFLLAAYLLYIPANLLPVMVTQSILGTQRDTIMSGVIYLWLSGSHVLALLVLIASIVVPLLKMMILTLLLISVRRRSTWRIREQTRLYALVEVIGRWSMLDIFVVALLASLVQVGALATITPGGGALAFASDVVLTMLASLSFDPRLLWDAFDTSPPSIEFPHSDHA
- a CDS encoding intermembrane transport protein PqiB; the protein is MPEHTNHPPPHGVPPPVRKPRARWLPSLVWLIPLVAAVVGLSLLINTLASRGPEITVTFRTAEGLTPGKTPVRYKDVDIGLVKTARLAADRSHVIATIALSKDAETFAVADTRFWVVRPRFATSGVSGLETLLSGAYIGVDAGKSGKTTRSFTGLEVPPTVTADASGRQFVLRAQDLGSLDIGSPVYYRRVQVGHVVAYQLEPNGHDITLRIFVNKPYDKLVCADTRFWHASGVDLKLDANGLKLSTQSLVTVMLGGLAFQAPEHSTAHATAAENTEFLLAADQSEAMKEPEELAPALAVLNFDQSVRGLSPGAPVDFRGVTVGQVRSIGIEYQRDKKAFRMPVVVELYPSRMGLHEKDVADDARKLAIVHSLVQRGMRAQLRTGNLLTGQLYVALDFFPRATLPADLDLNGSLPEFPTTPGTFDELQAKLGDIVTKIGKVPFDQIGQDARTAMVSMNKMLVNADKLVAQVNGDVAPEVLAALKDVRRTLATANGALAPDASLQQDTRRMMQELTQTAVSLRTLTDYLERHPEALLQGKREEK
- a CDS encoding PqiC family protein — protein: MMKRMTLFFTLAAAGMTMMNGCASPEARYYTLAASRSNVTPAVTGRASRSSEPLWIEVTPVRVPERLNRIQLVVRDGTSGEVKLLDTSRWTSPLPDELRDALSQQLQSTLGALDVYQRGLPATQPAFRVTTEVVNLDANVGKWAAATIAWTVRRLPDGKVLSGRTETEVPAPGQMEGVVKAYREILAATAADIAAGVQSLDR